DNA sequence from the Paenibacillus azoreducens genome:
GCCGACGAAAAGCTGCGGATCAAAACATTGTCCATCGGCCTGATCATCCCGAACAAGTTCTACGAGCTCGCCGCTCAGAACAAACCGCTTGTCGTATTCGGCCCTTATTCGGTCTATAAAGCTTACGGCCAACATCTGGATGATATGGATCTCGACACGATGTACGACGAGCTGCTCGCCAATGACAAGGTCACCAAAAAGACCGTCATGAGCGCACGCGACATGCTGACCAAAATCGCGTCTACCCAGCTTGAATCCGGCTATCCTTATATCGTGAACAAAACGAATGCAAACCGCATTCATGCGCTGAAAGACATCGGCCAGATCAAAATGTCCAACTTGTGCACGGAAATTTTCCAGCTCCAGGAGACTTCGGAAATCAACAACTATGGCGCAGGCGATATCATCCGGCGGGACATCAGCTGCAACCTGGCTTCGCTGAACATCGTTAACGTGATGGAACGCAAAAAAATCAAAGAGTCCGTACGAGTCGGCATCGAAGCATTGACCGTGGTCAGCGATCTCTCCATAATCGACAACGCTCCAGGCGTGCAGCGCGCCAATAGCGAACTGCATTCGGTCGGCCTTGGAGCCATGAACCTGAACGGATTTTTGGCGAAAAACAAAATCGCCTATGAAAGCCCTGAAGCAAGAGAATTTGCCAGCGCGTTTTTCATGATGATGAACTACTACTCCCTTGAGCAAAGCATGGAAATCGCCCGTGACCGCGGCATCACCTTCCATGATTTTGAGAAATCCGAATATGCGAAGGGCACTTATTTTGACCGTTATCTCGAAACGGACTTCAGACCGAACTCGGAACGGGTGCAAAAGCTGTTTGAAGGCATTGAAATCCCTTCCCCTCAGGATTGGGCCAAACTCAAGGAACAAGTGCAGAAGTACGGCCTGTACCATGCTTACCGTCTGGCTATCGCGCCAACGCAAAGCATCTCGTACATCCAAAACGCAACATCCAGCGTCATGCCGATCGTCGAACATATCGAAACGCGTACATACGCGAATTCCACGACATATTACCCGATGCCTTTCCTGAGTGCGGAAACGCAGTGGTATTACAAATCGGCATACAACATTGACCAGTTCCGCCTGATCGATATGATTGCCGAAATTCAGCAGCATGTGGACCAAGGCATATCGACCGTACTCCATGTCAACAGTAATGTGACGACCCGCGAACTGTCGCGCTTTTACATTTACGCCGCTAAAAAAGGGCTTAAATCGCTGTATTACACCCGGACGAAAAAACTGTCCATCGAAGAATGCACAAGCTGCGCAGTTTAAAAAATCGAAAATACGATAAGGTTATGCAGGGACTTTTCGGGGTCCCTCATTGCCTTCTTCATATAAAAGGAGTTATTGCCTGATGAAAGCAGTAAACTGGAACCGGCCGGACGATGATTTTACCTTGATGTTCTGGCAGCAGAATATTATGCAGTTCTGGACCGATGATGAAATTCCCCTTTCCGATGACAAAATGGACTGGATCAAAATGACCGATGACGAGCGTACGGTCTACAAACACGTGCTGGGGGGCCTGACGCTGCTTGATACGCTGCAAGGCGGCGTGGGCATGCCTAAGGTGCTGGAGCATGTTGAAGGGCTGCAGAGAAAGGCTGTGCTCGGCTTCATGTCGATGATGGAGCAGATCCATGCCAAATCCTACAGCAGCATTTTCACCACACTCGCTTCGACCGAGGAGATTGACGACATCTTCCGCTGGGTAGAAAATAATGAGCAGCTCCAATTCAAAGCCAAGCTGATCGAGTCGTGGTACACCAACATCGAAACCAAACAGGGTCTGTATAAAGCGATGATCGCATCGGTGTTCCTGGAGAGTTATCTGTTCTACAGCGGCTTCTTCTATCCGCTCTATTTGGCGGGACAAGGCAAAATGACAAGCAGCGGCGAAATCATCGACCTGATTCTCCGGGACGAAAGCATCCATGGTCTGTATGTCGGCATTCTCGCCCAAGAGCTGTTCCAGGATTTCACCCCTGAAGATCAGGATCAGCTGAAAAAAGAGATGTACGAGCTGCTGGATACGCTCTATCAGAACGAAGTTAAGTATACGGATGACCTGTACAGCTCTCTCGGCCTTCAGGAGGAAGTAAAAACGTATGTCCGTTATAACGCCAATAAGGCGCTGATGAATCTCGGCTTCGAACCGTATTTCCCGGAAGAGCCGATCAATCCGATCGTTTTCAACGGCATCAGCACGCATACCAAGCAGCATGACTTCTTCTCGAAAAAAGGCAACGGCTACGTCCGCGCAATTAATATCGAACCTTTGACTGATGAAGATTTCGTATTTGACGCCTAATCCAATACATTCATTCATTTATAAAAAGGCGGTCCCGCGAGGGGCCGCCTTTTTCTTGTTTAATACTGAAATTAGTTTTTATCAATCGCGAGTTGGCCGCTACGGTTACGGATCGTTCTTCCGATCACTGTTGCCTCCAAATTTCTCGGATCATATCTAAGGTAGAAATTCGGAGACAGCGTATGCTCGATGTTAGCTTTCCGAAGGAAAGCTTCTAGGCGACCGCAGCATATGCTTCCGAAGTAGCTTTTTTCAAAAAGCTTTTAGCTTCTTCAGATCGATTTCGTCTCCTTCGCTACTTTCGCTTCTATCAGCACTAATTCCCTTGTTTAAACGCCGCGAAAGGGTTGGTTCCCTTCGGAAGCACATCGCCAAAGCTGAATGTATATGTTGGGATTCCTGCCGCGTACGGCGCAATCT
Encoded proteins:
- the nrdF gene encoding class 1b ribonucleoside-diphosphate reductase subunit beta, with the protein product MKAVNWNRPDDDFTLMFWQQNIMQFWTDDEIPLSDDKMDWIKMTDDERTVYKHVLGGLTLLDTLQGGVGMPKVLEHVEGLQRKAVLGFMSMMEQIHAKSYSSIFTTLASTEEIDDIFRWVENNEQLQFKAKLIESWYTNIETKQGLYKAMIASVFLESYLFYSGFFYPLYLAGQGKMTSSGEIIDLILRDESIHGLYVGILAQELFQDFTPEDQDQLKKEMYELLDTLYQNEVKYTDDLYSSLGLQEEVKTYVRYNANKALMNLGFEPYFPEEPINPIVFNGISTHTKQHDFFSKKGNGYVRAINIEPLTDEDFVFDA
- the nrdE gene encoding class 1b ribonucleoside-diphosphate reductase subunit alpha; this translates as MKHIELNNELMQRGADGYFQLEKDKEAVAAFMEEVEEQTMKFGSLREKLDYLIENDYYENVFEKYTYEEVESVFTLTSKSDFQFQSYMAISKFYKDYAMKTNDKSKYLEQYPDRVAIVALHLGDGDGAKALRIAEAMIEQRLQPATPTFLNAGKSRRGELVSCFLLEMDDSLNSINYVLGTCMQLSKIGGGVAVNLSKLRGRGEPIKGVAGAAKGIMPVLKLMEDAFSYADQMGQRKGSGAGYYNIFGWDVIEFLDSKKINADEKLRIKTLSIGLIIPNKFYELAAQNKPLVVFGPYSVYKAYGQHLDDMDLDTMYDELLANDKVTKKTVMSARDMLTKIASTQLESGYPYIVNKTNANRIHALKDIGQIKMSNLCTEIFQLQETSEINNYGAGDIIRRDISCNLASLNIVNVMERKKIKESVRVGIEALTVVSDLSIIDNAPGVQRANSELHSVGLGAMNLNGFLAKNKIAYESPEAREFASAFFMMMNYYSLEQSMEIARDRGITFHDFEKSEYAKGTYFDRYLETDFRPNSERVQKLFEGIEIPSPQDWAKLKEQVQKYGLYHAYRLAIAPTQSISYIQNATSSVMPIVEHIETRTYANSTTYYPMPFLSAETQWYYKSAYNIDQFRLIDMIAEIQQHVDQGISTVLHVNSNVTTRELSRFYIYAAKKGLKSLYYTRTKKLSIEECTSCAV